In the genome of Vanacampus margaritifer isolate UIUO_Vmar chromosome 1, RoL_Vmar_1.0, whole genome shotgun sequence, one region contains:
- the ddx20 gene encoding putative ATP-dependent RNA helicase DDX20 has translation MAASIRKAAHDIETRVRTDDVLLTEGIDFRSLLLSDVVLDGLSAAGFEKPSPIQLKAIPLGRCGLDLIVQAKSGTGKTCVFCTIALDSLILDTCATQVLVLAPTREIAVQIHSVVMAIGCAMEGLQCHVFIGGRPVSQDKLHLKKCHIAVGSPGRIKQLIELGMLSTASIRLFVLDEADKLLEEGSFQEQINWIFSSLPVNKQMLALSATYPESLAQHLTRYMREPTFVRLNPKDLGLKGLRQYYKLVQSHPLPHKIFEEKVQLLLELFSKLPFNQALVFSNLHTRAQHLADILSSKGLPAACISGSLSQEQRLEAMSKLKQYQCRVLISTDLTSRGIDAEKVNLVINLDVPQDWETYMHRIGRAGRFGTQGLAVTYCCHGEEENKMRAIAQKCGLSLSALPATIDAGLMAEQCDWDVCTEASSARVQARHSSAHEKKKKARSKVSSIVAEEAQEVGKPKMSHGVEGLSGKTFPTQNALPQSPSEAAPTRKELQDALPKIPPLSSFKSRTSSFMTFGEAERDFQAFIMTGPGRSVEIVREFSGQGDGGDPNGHKEFVTLDDDGIEICPGWNSELNSAKSNLGSSSPADDTEGNFNVATGGDSESQTRAVAQPKMESVAPEASVTFQTTNATRSRTSPQPDHFKTTLAIKTGTQTKRTSSAKSTKKDLTETIQVDEWNRRKPETTRQEPKWKSDEDEHDMEDDANAESYWRDCYRAWNDYYSSMSPFQEQSYQGYYGAAHNWMAAYRMNMVYVEELLKR, from the exons ATGGCGGCCTCCATCAGGAAAGCGGCTCACGATATAGAAACGCGAGTCAGGACTGATGATGTCCTTTTAACGGAGGGGATCGACTTCAGGTCGTTATTGCTGTCTGATGTCGTGCTGGACGGGCTGTCGGCTGCAGGCTTTGAAAAACCTTCTCCAATCCAGCTGAAGGCGATCCCGCTTGGCCGATGCGGACTTG ATTTGATTGTACAAGCTAAGTCTGGCACGGGGAAGACATGCGTGTTCTGTACGATTGCTTTGGATTCGCTGATCTTGGACACTTGTGCCACGCAG GTTCTCGTGCTGGCCCCGACTCGAGAGATAGCGGTGCAGATCCACTCCGTCGTCATGGCGATAGGCTGCGCCATGGAGGGCTTGCAGTGCCACGTGTTCATCGGGGGCCGGCCTGTCAGTCAGGACAAACTCCACCTGAAGAAATGCCACATCGCTGTCGGCTCACCTG GTCGCATTAAGCAGCTCATCGAGCTCGGCATGTTGTCCACTGCCAGCATTCGTCTGTTTGTTCTGGATGAGGCTGACAAGCTGCTGGAGGAGGGCAGCTTCCAGGAACAGATCAA CTGGATATTCTCCTCTTTGCCTGTGAACAAGCAGATGCTGGCGCTCTCTGCGACCTACCCAGAATCTCTTGCGCAACATCTTACCCGCTATATGAGAGAGCCCACTTTTGTCAGACTCAACCCCAAGGACCTCGGACTCAAAG GTCTGAGGCAGTATTACAAGCTGGTGCAGTCCCATCCATTACCTCATAAAATCTTCGAGGAGAAAGTGCAGCTCTTGCTCGAGTTGTTCAGCAAACTCCCTTTCAACCAAGCCCTTGTCTTCTCCAACTTGCACACAAG GGCTCAGCATCTGGCGGACATCTTGTCCTCTAAAGGCCTACCTGCCGCTTGTATCTCAG GAAGTCTGAGTCAGGAGCAGAGACTCGAGGCCATGTCCAAATTGAAGCAGTATCAATGCAGAGTTCTCATCTCCACTGATCTG ACTTCTCGGGGCATCGACGCAGAGAAGGTCAACCTGGTGATAAATTTGGACGTGCCGCAGGACTGGGAAACCTACATGCACCGAATCGGACGAGCCGGACGCTTCG GCACTCAGGGGCTGGCTGTGACGTACTGTTGCCATGGCGAAGAGGAGAACAAGATGAGGGCCATCGCGCAAAAGTGTGGCCTGAGTTTGTCAGCGTTGCCAG CCACCATTGACGCTGGACTGATGGCTGAGCAATGTGACTGGGACGTCTGCACTGAGGCTTCATCTGCGCGGGTCCAAGCCCGCCACTCTTCTGCGcatgagaaaaagaagaaagcgCGCTCCAAAGTTTCTTCCATCGTCGCGGAGGAAGCTCAGGAGGTCGGGAAGCCGAAGATGAGCCACGGAGTGGAAGGGCTTTCTGGAAAGACGTTTCCAACGCAGAATGCGCTCCCGCAGAGCCCCTCGGAAGCGGCGCCAACTCGTAAAGAGTTGCAGGACGCGCTGCCCAAGATCCCTCCACTAAGCTCGTTCAAGAGCCGCACGTCCAGCTTTATGACCTTCGGGGAGGCTGAGCGGGACTTCCAAGCGTTTATTATGACGGGACCGGGAAGATCAGTGGAGATCGTCAGGGAGTTCAGCGGCCAGGGAGACGGCGGCGATCCGAACGGGCACAAAGAGTTTGTCACGCTTGACGACGACGGAATTGAGATTTGTCCAGGGTGGAATTCGGAACTAAACTCTGCAAAATCCAACCTCGGTTCTTCGAGCCCTGCAGATGACACGGAGGGCAACTTCAACGTGGCCACAGGCGGTGATAGCGAGAGTCAAACGCGCGCTGTAGCGCAACCAAAGATGGAGTCAGTCGCACCGGAAGCTTCCGTGACATTCCAGACAACAAACGCGACGAGAAGCAGAACTTCACCCCAGCCCGACCACTTCAAAACTACGCTCGCTATTAAAACAGGCACACAAACTAAGCGGACGTCTTCGGCCAAATCCACTAAAAAGGATCTGACGGAGACGATCCAGGTTGACGAATGGAACAGGAGGAAGCCAGAGACGACGAGGCAAGAGCCGAAATGGAAAAGCGATGAAGACGAGCATGACATGGAAGATGACGCCAATGCTGAGAGTTACTGGAGGGACTGCTACAGAGCCTGGAACGATTACTACTCGTCCATGTCTCCTTTTCAAGAGCAAAGTTACCAAGGCTACTACGGAGCCGCTCACAACTGGATGGCAGCTTACCGTATGAACATGGTTTACGTGGAGGAACTACTGAAACGCTGA
- the LOC144059300 gene encoding 5-hydroxytryptamine receptor 2B-like has protein sequence MMEAHNPRRNDTTPDIQANPDLLFLVLKCAILIVTLVVGLPGNVWVCWVVFRTKSLQTSNNALLVSLAASDLLKCSVDTPLLLASFVRSADGGRLPVSVCALQQFTWALCSCVQLLTLASISVERYQAISFPFQTERRRARVRLWILFIWLCGLVLAVVALSLSKKSLFYAHCRTPVSHSDGQPDPFGPYVLVPIWGLSLTVIVIHYGRIIKIVRQHRKKVFSRGIRVVPTVSEHVWSWLGDQSSAPGPGPAPPPPSCCKAVGGHRAAHSVSGESGYVAGGSRRKLPEIVGAVCLRTPGARERGKKQVEGKLAKRFGYIIIAFTLFWLPMVVILLMNHLVTRPDTHKLLSEMETSAMVLTCVQAAVDPLIYTLVTRQFRYELGKIFLSIPKCPLKYVHSTS, from the exons ATGATGGAGGCGCACAATCCCAGGAGGAACGACACAACCCCTGACATCCAGGCCAACCCCGACCTGTTGTTTCTCGTCCTCAAATGCGCCATCTTGATCGTGACTCTCGTGGTGGGTCTACCCGGCAACGTGTGGGTGTGTTGGGTGGTCTTCCGAACCAAGTCCCTCCAGACCAGCAACAACGCGCTGCTGGTCAGCTTGGCCGCCAGCGACCTCCTCAAGTGCTCGGTGGACACGCCGCTCCTGCTCGCCTCTTTCGTGCGATCCGCCGACGGCGGCCGGCTGCCGGTGTCGGTGTGCGCCCTGCAGCAGTTCACCTGGGCCTTGTGCAGCTGCGTGCAACTGCTCACGCTGGCCAGCATCAGCGTGGAGCGCTACCAGGCCATCTCCTTCCCGTTCCAAACCGAGCGCAGGAGAGCCCGGGTTCGCCTCTGGATCCTGTTCATCTGGCTATGCGGCCTCGTGTTGGCCGTAGTCGCCCTGAGTCTCTCCAAAAAATCGCTCTTTTACGCTCACTGCCGGACGCCCGTCTCCCACAGCGACGGTCAACCAGACCCGTTCGGACCTTACGTCTTGGTGCCCATTTGGGGGTTGTCTTTGACCGTCATCGTCATCCACTACGGGCGAATCATCAAAATCGTAAGGCAGCACCGGAAGAAAGTATTCAGTCGAGGGATTCGAGTGGTTCCCACGGTGTCCGAGCACGTCTGGAGCTGGCTCGGCGACCAGTCTTCGGCGCCGGGGCCGGGgccggcgccgccgccgccatcttgCTGCAAGGCAGTGGGCGGCCACCGGGCGGCACACTCTGTGTCCGGCGAGTCGGGCTACGTGGCCGGAGGATCCCGCAGGAAACTTCCGGAGATCGTGGGAGCGGTGTGCCTTCGCACGCCCGGAGCCAGAGAACGAGGGAAGAAGCAGGTTGAAGGCAAACTGGCCAAACGTTTCGGATACATCATTATCGCCTTCACGCTTTTTTGGCTGCCCATGGTGGTGATTTTGCTCATGAATCACCTCGTTACACGGCCGGACACCCACAAA TTGCTGTCAGAGATGGAGACGTCGGCCATGGTGCTGACCTGCGTGCAAGCTGCGGTGGATCCGCTCATTTACACTTTGGTCACCAGACAGTTTCGCTACGAACTCGGCAAGATATTCCTGTCCATCCCAAAGTGTCCGCTGAAATACGTCCACTCAACCTCctga
- the LOC144059324 gene encoding LOW QUALITY PROTEIN: parapinopsin-like (The sequence of the model RefSeq protein was modified relative to this genomic sequence to represent the inferred CDS: inserted 1 base in 1 codon), whose product MEPRGNSSFSGNVADAEVPSRAGFTILAVVMGVFSILGILLNILVIVVTVRHKQLRQPLSYALVSLAVCDLGCAVFGGLPTTVTTAMGYFSFGRVGCILEGFAVAFFGIASLCTIGVISVERYIVVCYPMGAALFQTRHAIAGVVLSWLWSFVWNTPPLFGWGSYELEGIKTSCAPNWHSRDVGNMSYMVIYFSLCFAVPFSVIMASYLRLLWTLRQVSKLQVSEAGSTQRVEVQVARMVVAMVMAFLVTWLPYASLALAVILHPSLQIHPLIATVPAFFAKSSTVYNPIIYVFMNRQFRTCAAPTVLCGWNPWASEAQPSEGETTMACXSQKPKGSLNRIITRDRVRVRGQRQKTATLRSFAVSLPVSETVVCLEASGR is encoded by the exons ATGGAGCCCCGCGGGAACTCGTCTTTCTCTGGCAACGTAGCCGACGCGGAGGTCCCGTCTCGGGCCGGCTTCACCATCCTGGCCGTTGTCATGGGTGTCTTCTCTATTTTGGGGATCCTTCTCAACATCCTGGTGATTGTGGTGACAGTAAGACACAAGCAGCTGAGGCAGCCGCTCAGCTACGCTCTGGTCAGCCTGGCTGTATGTGACTTGGGCTGTGCTGTGTTTGGGGGGCTGCCCACCACGGTGACCACCGCCATGGGATACTTCAGCTTTGGACGAGTGGGCTGCATTTTAGAAGGCTTTGCTGTGGCCTTTTTTG GTATAGCAAGTCTGTGTACAATAGGAGTCATTTCTGTGGAGCGCTACATCGTGGTTTGCTATCCTATGGGCGCCGCCCTCTTCCAGACCAG GCATGCCATCGCTGGCGTGGTGCTGTCTTGGCTGTGGTCCTTTGTGTGGAACACGCCACCCTTGTTCGGTTGGGGGAGTTACGAGCTGGAGGGCATCAAAACCTCCTGCGCCCCCAACTGGCACAGCCGGGATGTCGGCAATATGTCATATATGGTCATTTACTTTTCACTCTGCTTTGCCGTGCCCTTCTCCGTCATTATGGCGTCCTACCTGCGGCTCCTGTGGACTCTGCGGCAG GTGAGCAAGCTGCAGGTGTCCGAGGCTGGCAGCACGCAGCGCGTGGAAGTGCAAGTGGCACGTATGGTGGTCGCCATGGTGATGGCCTTCCTGGTGACCTGGCTACCGTACGCTAGCTTGGCCCTGGCTGTCATCCTCCATCCCTCGCTTCAAATCCACCCTCTAATTGCAACCGTGCCGGCGTTCTTTGCCAAAAGCAGCACCGTTTACAACCCCATCATTTACGTTTTCATGAACAGACAG TTCCGGACATGTGCCGCTCCTACGGTTCTGTGCGGGTGGAACCCTTGGGCCTCGGAAGCGCAGCCGTCTGAGGGTGAGACAACAATGGCTT GCTCACAAAAACCAAAGGGATCTCTGAACAGAATCATA ACCCGGGATCGCGTCCGGGTCCGAGGTCAGCGCCAGAAGACCGCCACACTCCGATCGTTCGCCGTGAGTTTACCGGTGAGTGAAACGGTGGTGTGCTTGGAGGCTTCTGGCAGGTAG